One window from the genome of Leucobacter aridicollis encodes:
- a CDS encoding MATE family efflux transporter: MPPSEFPLRSTIDRRVAALALPALGALIVEPMLLTLDAIFIGHLGAAPLAGLAIASAILQTAVGLMIFLAYSTTPMVARRRGAGDVRGAVQAGIDGLWLALGIGIVVGTALWLVSAPIVRLFGADAATTDQALAYLTVSCLGIPAMLLVFAATGLLRGLQDTRTPLYVATIGFSANALLNWWFIYGLGWGIAGSAWGTVAAQWGMVAVYIAVVAHHARRAGANWLPHRDGLSQAGRSGGWLFVRTLGLRAAFLATVFAATSHGTEATAAYQVVFTIFSTAAFALDALAIAAQALIGDALGSRDATLARRIVARCIFWGLVAGAVIGAVLALGSQVIGRAFTSDTGVLELLPPALIVLGISLPLGGFVFVLDGVLMGAGDVRYLAWTSLVNLAVYLPVLWLATSLVPTGTAALVAITASFMIAFMLARATTLGLRARGGRWIVLGV, encoded by the coding sequence ATGCCGCCGAGCGAGTTCCCGTTGCGCAGCACCATCGACCGCAGGGTCGCAGCCCTCGCTCTCCCGGCGCTTGGCGCGCTCATCGTCGAGCCCATGCTGCTCACCCTCGACGCGATCTTCATCGGGCACCTTGGCGCCGCTCCCCTCGCCGGGCTCGCGATCGCAAGCGCGATCCTGCAGACCGCAGTCGGCCTCATGATCTTCCTCGCCTACTCGACGACGCCAATGGTCGCGCGCAGGCGTGGCGCAGGCGACGTGCGCGGCGCCGTGCAGGCGGGCATCGACGGGCTCTGGCTCGCGCTCGGGATCGGGATCGTCGTCGGCACGGCGCTCTGGCTGGTGAGCGCCCCAATCGTGCGGCTCTTTGGAGCCGACGCGGCGACGACGGACCAGGCGCTCGCCTACCTCACCGTGTCGTGCCTCGGGATCCCAGCAATGCTGCTCGTATTCGCCGCAACCGGGCTGCTCCGCGGCCTCCAGGACACCCGCACCCCGCTCTACGTCGCGACGATCGGCTTCTCAGCGAACGCGCTGCTCAACTGGTGGTTCATCTACGGCCTCGGCTGGGGCATCGCCGGAAGCGCGTGGGGCACAGTCGCCGCGCAGTGGGGCATGGTTGCCGTCTACATCGCAGTCGTCGCGCACCACGCGAGACGCGCAGGCGCGAACTGGCTCCCCCACCGCGACGGGCTGTCGCAGGCTGGCCGCTCCGGCGGGTGGCTCTTCGTTCGCACGCTCGGGCTCCGCGCCGCGTTCCTCGCCACCGTGTTTGCCGCCACGAGCCACGGTACCGAGGCGACCGCCGCCTACCAGGTCGTCTTCACAATCTTCTCGACCGCAGCCTTCGCGCTCGACGCGCTCGCGATCGCCGCCCAGGCCCTTATCGGAGACGCGCTCGGCTCGCGGGACGCCACCCTCGCGCGCAGGATCGTTGCGCGCTGCATCTTCTGGGGGCTCGTTGCGGGCGCTGTAATCGGGGCGGTGCTCGCGCTCGGCAGTCAGGTGATCGGGCGGGCGTTCACGAGCGACACCGGGGTCCTCGAGCTGCTCCCGCCCGCCCTCATCGTGCTTGGCATCTCGCTCCCGCTCGGTGGGTTCGTGTTCGTGCTGGACGGCGTACTCATGGGAGCAGGCGACGTCAGGTATCTCGCATGGACAAGCCTCGTGAACCTCGCCGTCTACCTGCCAGTGCTCTGGCTCGCGACC